Proteins from a genomic interval of Caldicellulosiruptor diazotrophicus:
- the rsmB gene encoding 16S rRNA (cytosine(967)-C(5))-methyltransferase RsmB, whose translation MNTREAAFLLLFEVEKKKFSGMDSLMEKFHQKLKKEKDKALFVELVHGVLRYKSLIDYYINFVAKKGVKDKRILNILRVATYELLFLEKIPEYATVNEACEITSKISPNLKAFVNAILRNIIRNKNQIRESLEKIKDVDYKSYISIKLSYPRFLIDYFEENYGFEKTLKILEFLNTKPPQSIKINTKKTDVKTLIQELEKNGFEYEINFYNQEVIYLLKGNIKETELYKKGYFYFQDLASSLVVKLNKEDFERAKKVLDLCAAPGGKTFNCAEVIDGFIVACDINEHKLDILRENILRLGFNNIIVAKNDAEIFNPDFTEKFDIVIADLPCTGFGAIRKKPDIKWNKSYQDIENLHELQVRILDNSAGYLKRGGLLFYSTCTLSRRENEETVTEFLEKHKDFSLVSQTTIFPDEFKCDGFFIAKLRKEGGR comes from the coding sequence ATTAATACGAGAGAAGCTGCTTTTCTTCTACTGTTTGAGGTTGAAAAGAAAAAGTTTTCTGGCATGGACTCTTTAATGGAGAAATTCCATCAAAAGTTAAAGAAAGAAAAGGACAAGGCTCTGTTTGTTGAGCTTGTTCATGGTGTCTTAAGATACAAAAGTCTTATTGACTACTATATTAATTTTGTTGCCAAAAAAGGAGTAAAGGATAAAAGAATATTAAATATTTTAAGAGTCGCCACATATGAACTTCTTTTTCTTGAAAAGATTCCAGAGTATGCAACAGTGAACGAGGCATGTGAAATTACAAGTAAAATAAGTCCAAATTTAAAAGCTTTTGTAAATGCAATTTTAAGGAATATAATCAGAAACAAAAATCAAATACGAGAATCATTAGAGAAAATAAAGGATGTGGATTATAAAAGTTATATCTCAATAAAGCTATCTTATCCCAGATTTTTAATAGATTATTTTGAGGAGAATTATGGATTTGAAAAGACTTTAAAGATTTTGGAATTTTTAAATACAAAGCCACCTCAGAGTATAAAGATTAATACTAAGAAGACAGACGTGAAGACTTTAATACAAGAACTTGAAAAAAACGGTTTTGAGTATGAAATCAATTTTTACAACCAAGAAGTAATCTACCTTTTGAAGGGTAACATAAAGGAAACAGAACTTTATAAAAAGGGTTATTTTTATTTTCAAGATTTGGCATCCTCACTTGTTGTGAAGTTAAATAAAGAAGATTTTGAAAGAGCAAAGAAAGTGTTAGACCTGTGTGCTGCACCGGGCGGAAAGACTTTTAACTGCGCAGAGGTTATAGATGGGTTTATTGTTGCATGTGATATAAACGAACATAAACTTGATATTTTGCGCGAAAACATTTTGCGTCTTGGATTTAATAATATTATTGTTGCAAAGAATGATGCTGAGATTTTTAATCCTGATTTTACCGAAAAATTTGATATTGTGATTGCCGACCTTCCTTGTACTGGTTTTGGTGCAATCAGGAAAAAGCCTGATATCAAATGGAATAAAAGTTATCAGGATATTGAGAATCTTCATGAGCTGCAGGTAAGAATACTTGATAATTCGGCAGGTTACTTAAAAAGAGGAGGACTTCTTTTTTATTCTACATGCACTCTGTCAAGAAGAGAAAATGAAGAAACGGTTACAGAGTTTTTAGAGAAGCACAAAGATTTTTCATTGGTATCCCAAACAACTATTTTCCCTGATGAGTTTAAATGTGATGGATTTTTTATAGCTAAACTTAGAAAAGAGGGCGGAAGATAA
- a CDS encoding zinc metallopeptidase — translation MFYYFDPLYLVFAIPAFLISLIAQMRVQMVFSKYSRVRTFSGLTGAEVAKNILWSNGIYDVRVEYVPGLLTDHYDPRFRVLRLSQGVFDSNSVAAVGVAAHEAGHAIQHYQKYPWLALRTAMVPVVNIGSNLAFPLILIGLLLKNGDIFINLGILLFSLAVVFTLITLPVELNASKRAVDALKVAGVILPDEEIAVKKVLSAAAMTYVAAVSVAILQLLYYLSLVQRRRDD, via the coding sequence GTGTTTTACTATTTTGACCCTTTGTATCTTGTGTTTGCTATTCCTGCATTTTTGATATCTCTAATAGCTCAAATGAGGGTCCAGATGGTATTTTCAAAGTATTCCAGAGTCAGAACATTTTCAGGGTTAACAGGTGCCGAGGTCGCCAAAAATATACTGTGGTCCAACGGTATTTATGATGTCAGAGTAGAATATGTGCCGGGACTTTTGACAGACCATTACGACCCGCGATTTAGAGTGCTCAGACTATCACAGGGTGTTTTTGATTCAAATTCTGTTGCTGCAGTTGGAGTTGCTGCACATGAGGCAGGCCATGCCATTCAGCACTACCAAAAATATCCGTGGCTTGCTCTTAGAACTGCCATGGTCCCTGTTGTGAATATAGGGTCAAATCTGGCTTTTCCGCTCATTTTGATAGGCCTTTTGCTAAAAAATGGAGATATATTCATAAACCTTGGAATTTTGCTTTTTAGCTTGGCAGTTGTGTTTACATTAATTACGCTGCCTGTTGAATTAAATGCCAGCAAAAGGGCTGTGGATGCGTTAAAAGTAGCAGGAGTTATACTTCCTGACGAGGAGATAGCAGTAAAGAAAGTGCTTAGCGCAGCTGCTATGACATATGTTGCAGCGGTATCTGTTGCTATACTCCAGCTTTTGTACTATCTTAGTTTAGTTCAACGAAGAAGGGATGATTAA